A section of the Pseudanabaena mucicola str. Chao 1806 genome encodes:
- a CDS encoding SWIM zinc finger family protein, which produces MVKHSRTWWGQKFISALESFTDSGRLQRGRSYSGDSRILHFQITKGLATATIRGNVNPYFGVYKEPLYETEVNMTAIAAKDWTKIIANMSSKASVVARLLLNEVPENIEDSFTAVGKHLLPYSRKDFHTECSCPDYSNPCKHIAGLCYRLAGEMDQNPFLLFEMRGISKEDLQAELLKSPLGKALASELGDRTLAPEPSTSYFTKPQTIAIAEPPTLKQFWQGHKRLPSAVPFVTPASVSAIAIKKQGDYPPFWHKDNSFIETMEELYTRVKTKNSSLL; this is translated from the coding sequence ATGGTAAAACATAGTCGGACATGGTGGGGTCAAAAATTCATTAGCGCCCTCGAATCCTTCACCGATTCAGGTAGACTCCAACGCGGTCGTTCCTATTCTGGAGACAGTCGAATTCTCCATTTTCAGATCACCAAAGGACTCGCCACGGCAACTATTCGCGGTAATGTCAATCCTTATTTTGGAGTTTATAAAGAACCACTCTATGAAACTGAAGTAAATATGACCGCGATCGCCGCCAAAGACTGGACAAAAATCATTGCCAATATGTCCTCCAAGGCAAGTGTAGTCGCCAGATTATTGCTTAACGAAGTACCTGAAAATATTGAAGATAGTTTTACCGCCGTCGGGAAACACCTACTGCCCTATAGTCGCAAAGATTTTCATACGGAATGTTCCTGTCCCGACTATTCCAATCCTTGCAAACATATTGCAGGGCTATGTTACCGACTTGCTGGTGAAATGGATCAGAATCCATTTCTGCTATTTGAGATGCGTGGTATATCCAAAGAAGATTTGCAAGCAGAACTACTCAAATCGCCCCTCGGTAAAGCCCTAGCCTCAGAACTAGGCGATCGCACTCTTGCCCCAGAACCATCAACCTCTTACTTCACCAAACCGCAAACCATAGCGATCGCCGAACCCCCTACTCTCAAACAATTTTGGCAAGGACACAAGCGCTTACCATCAGCAGTTCCCTTTGTTACTCCTGCGAGTGTATCGGCGATCGCGATCAAAAAACAAGGCGATTATCCACCATTTTGGCATAAAGATAATTCCTTTATCGAAACCATGGAAGAACTCTATACTCGCGTCAAAACGAAGAATTCATCACTGTTATAG
- a CDS encoding TIGR03985 family CRISPR-associated protein: MANDITAIFQGAPTPQILHWLVQGNLASSMSRAIRYWVILGMIYRDRQLPDLFRYPDLRDRLYSSQHPTSEKLKAESFINGCSDRHCICANSLSHWLQSTEATKAQLQALTGFDQQQCATELAQSPFATVHRSLRGDLEKLAQLGWLKSCARGEFQVLSIAHLPLPPVDTYWEYSQTREISQLTMLNSWLKQNLSRQQCLDLLVALETISIVQPNLEILLDSLSEILMAEQESDRILSVHQKLPHTFVNFDYILPPEVQDRIDDYHKQLEDIWHTTDSGVIQFEYEMITPKISNFHQSTLDHPIEFSKFLSRISQVTVYPVCIHYLRRAKYLSAYGIDPEGNIAWHNYRLDRITSERLKVLAWGDRQVPKQLKQLRNSGKLPTSQDVEIELRKAWGFKFYEEPQLLLIRFSEDFARWYVDNTVRHPTFKAIPYTKIKSLLQRAVPNAHERDTILAFLEQRSASDRYYHAWIRPNDVNIIQRLRDWRPNGEILAPISLRQKMIEEATQELIHYLPEWR, encoded by the coding sequence ATGGCAAATGACATCACCGCAATTTTTCAAGGTGCACCAACTCCGCAGATCTTGCATTGGTTAGTACAAGGAAATCTTGCTAGTAGCATGAGTCGAGCGATTCGATATTGGGTGATATTAGGAATGATTTATCGGGATCGCCAACTGCCTGATCTATTTCGATATCCAGATTTGCGCGATCGCCTTTATTCGTCCCAACATCCCACTTCTGAAAAGCTGAAAGCAGAGTCTTTTATCAATGGTTGCAGCGATCGTCATTGCATCTGTGCCAATTCCTTGAGTCATTGGTTACAATCGACCGAGGCAACAAAAGCGCAACTGCAAGCACTAACAGGCTTTGATCAGCAACAATGTGCTACCGAACTAGCACAATCACCCTTTGCCACCGTGCATCGTTCTTTGCGGGGAGACTTAGAGAAATTAGCTCAACTAGGTTGGTTAAAATCTTGTGCTAGAGGGGAGTTTCAAGTTTTATCGATCGCTCACTTGCCGCTGCCACCAGTGGATACCTATTGGGAATATAGCCAAACCAGAGAAATATCGCAATTAACCATGTTGAACTCATGGCTCAAGCAAAATCTGTCGCGGCAGCAATGTTTAGATCTTTTAGTTGCTCTTGAGACCATCTCGATTGTGCAGCCCAACCTAGAAATATTACTGGATTCTCTATCAGAAATATTGATGGCTGAACAAGAAAGCGATCGCATCCTATCGGTTCATCAAAAACTACCGCACACCTTTGTCAACTTTGATTATATTCTCCCTCCTGAAGTGCAAGATCGGATAGATGATTATCACAAACAATTAGAAGACATTTGGCATACAACAGATAGCGGTGTAATTCAATTTGAATATGAAATGATCACGCCCAAGATATCAAACTTTCATCAATCTACCCTAGATCATCCTATCGAATTCTCAAAATTTTTGAGCAGAATTAGCCAAGTGACTGTATATCCTGTCTGTATTCATTACTTACGCCGAGCTAAATATCTGAGCGCCTACGGTATCGATCCTGAAGGTAACATAGCTTGGCATAATTATCGACTAGATCGAATTACCTCAGAGCGTTTAAAAGTTCTCGCTTGGGGCGATCGCCAAGTTCCAAAACAACTTAAGCAACTACGCAATAGCGGCAAACTTCCGACATCACAAGACGTGGAAATAGAACTACGCAAAGCATGGGGCTTCAAATTTTACGAAGAACCACAACTGCTACTAATCCGCTTTTCCGAAGACTTTGCCCGATGGTATGTGGACAATACCGTGAGGCATCCCACATTTAAAGCGATTCCCTATACCAAGATTAAATCATTACTGCAAAGAGCAGTTCCTAATGCCCATGAACGAGACACAATTTTGGCATTTTTAGAACAACGGAGTGCCAGCGATCGCTATTATCACGCATGGATTCGTCCCAATGACGTGAATATCATCCAAAGATTGCGGGACTGGCGACCCAATGGCGAGATATTAGCCCCCATCTCCCTGAGGCAAAAAATGATTGAAGAAGCAACTCAAGAATTAATACATTATCTACCTGAATGGCGGTAG
- the crn3 gene encoding CRISPR-associated ring nuclease Crn3/Csx3 produces MSNNLRRRSLMTIPKIQLSLTNKKSVDGLRYQQLDIEILTSDRVINPSDMIGLELPTSVDTSGGVVISGRAPIWLYAYFVHELHPTKWVACFDPRISGGVVVATHSNQATIGQIIMESPSSEVQLCPALMIVGPPNSGKSVLSHALFQALLPENPHVYLQRAHWDGEGNWTVELGDEEQAEIMKVANKGALTAEFFPYHAQAILELRRHKSLVLVDIGGMVQPEKHPILEACSHYLIISAKTEEIDKWHEFCRDRGNLSTVAVIHSSLETCEEVNQSQPYLEMTCGAWLMGQPRAVPDELLKRVRSLFLKRT; encoded by the coding sequence ATGTCAAACAATTTGCGACGGCGATCGCTTATGACTATTCCCAAAATTCAGTTGTCTCTGACTAATAAAAAATCTGTAGATGGATTGCGATATCAACAATTAGATATTGAGATATTGACTAGCGATCGGGTCATCAATCCTTCCGACATGATTGGTTTAGAACTTCCTACTAGTGTCGATACTAGCGGTGGCGTGGTGATTTCAGGACGCGCCCCGATCTGGCTCTATGCTTATTTTGTCCATGAACTGCATCCAACTAAGTGGGTGGCTTGTTTTGATCCACGTATCTCTGGGGGCGTGGTTGTGGCGACTCACAGCAATCAGGCTACTATTGGGCAAATTATTATGGAGTCGCCATCTAGTGAGGTGCAGTTATGTCCTGCGCTGATGATTGTGGGTCCTCCTAATAGTGGCAAAAGTGTTCTATCCCATGCTTTGTTTCAAGCTTTGTTGCCTGAGAATCCTCATGTATATTTGCAGAGAGCGCATTGGGATGGTGAGGGCAATTGGACAGTGGAACTGGGGGATGAAGAGCAAGCGGAAATCATGAAGGTTGCCAATAAAGGGGCTTTGACTGCGGAGTTCTTTCCCTATCATGCTCAAGCTATTTTGGAATTGCGCCGTCATAAGTCTCTAGTTTTGGTTGATATTGGTGGCATGGTTCAGCCTGAAAAACATCCTATTCTTGAGGCTTGTTCCCATTACTTGATCATTAGCGCCAAGACCGAAGAGATTGATAAATGGCATGAGTTCTGTCGCGATCGCGGTAATCTTTCGACCGTTGCTGTCATTCACAGTTCTTTAGAAACTTGTGAAGAGGTTAATCAATCGCAACCCTATCTAGAAATGACCTGTGGTGCTTGGCTCATGGGGCAACCTCGCGCTGTCCCTGATGAGCTATTGAAGAGAGTGCGATCGCTCTTTTTGAAACGTACTTAA
- the csx2 gene encoding TIGR02221 family CRISPR-associated protein: MQLITVLGTGRYEETCYTWQGKDHTTKFVAKALCHFFEPCVVKVLVTKEARDAHLENLKNSLGDQITVTPVDIPSGRSETEIWEIFDAVVDSVEANSQIIFDITHSWRSIPMFVLLASAFLRKAKNVDIQGVYYGAWDRDQPKAPILDLTPTIKLLDWLTATDKFIATGSSVELARILSGIQRELHQQRAESRPTRLINLSSNIKAISESIDLVRSNDLIDQSARLQRMSSQGIKSELGIFAKPFELLFEQIQDDYGQFALDESEIQDDALILQKQFLLIRWYVIKGLSAQAILLSREWIISSLLVSENIKYSNKDERDPIEKQLGAMIGEQRDLEQPVARHTNANDLSAIWSTITNYRNDIAHAGERSIPTSAARIHRYVKEDLINDLSQLFPQFVS, translated from the coding sequence ATGCAGTTAATAACCGTATTGGGTACAGGTAGATATGAAGAAACTTGCTACACTTGGCAGGGAAAAGATCATACAACAAAATTTGTTGCTAAAGCTTTGTGTCATTTTTTTGAACCTTGTGTCGTAAAGGTTTTAGTTACCAAAGAAGCAAGAGATGCTCATTTGGAAAACCTAAAAAACAGCTTGGGAGATCAGATTACTGTGACTCCTGTTGATATCCCATCAGGGAGATCTGAAACCGAGATTTGGGAGATTTTTGATGCCGTGGTTGACTCAGTAGAAGCAAATTCTCAAATTATTTTTGATATTACGCATTCTTGGCGATCAATCCCAATGTTTGTGTTACTTGCCTCTGCTTTTTTACGCAAGGCTAAAAATGTTGATATTCAAGGGGTTTACTACGGTGCATGGGATCGAGATCAACCCAAAGCCCCTATTTTAGATCTCACTCCTACAATTAAATTGCTTGATTGGCTTACAGCGACAGATAAGTTTATTGCTACTGGTTCATCTGTGGAACTAGCTAGGATTTTATCTGGGATTCAACGAGAACTTCATCAGCAACGAGCAGAATCTCGACCTACTAGATTAATTAATTTGAGTAGTAATATCAAGGCTATTTCTGAATCAATTGATTTGGTTCGTTCTAACGATTTGATTGATCAATCTGCGAGACTTCAGAGGATGTCTAGCCAAGGTATTAAATCAGAGCTTGGTATCTTTGCTAAACCATTTGAATTACTATTTGAACAAATTCAAGATGACTATGGGCAGTTTGCGCTAGATGAGTCAGAAATTCAAGATGATGCTTTGATCTTGCAAAAACAATTTCTCTTAATTCGTTGGTATGTAATCAAGGGACTTTCTGCTCAAGCAATTTTGTTGTCTAGAGAGTGGATCATATCGTCTTTGTTAGTATCTGAAAATATTAAGTACAGTAATAAAGATGAGCGAGATCCAATAGAAAAACAATTGGGTGCGATGATCGGAGAACAGAGGGACTTGGAACAGCCAGTCGCAAGACACACAAATGCTAATGATCTATCTGCTATTTGGTCAACTATTACAAATTATCGAAATGATATTGCCCATGCTGGTGAAAGGAGTATTCCAACTTCTGCTGCAAGAATACATAGATATGTGAAAGAAGATTTGATAAATGATCTTTCTCAGCTTTTTCCTCAATTTGTTTCATAA
- the cas10 gene encoding type III-A CRISPR-associated protein Cas10/Csm1 produces the protein MANSNNFNQIALEVFQVAIADLLGENLLDICKLNSEENAIIQKARDLLGLNREVNTLSLLFDRVKLPDGEGANQDHYVPLREIVSNAEGYPKIPYPIAEQPKDLQKYRTDIAKEINPYLSSDRWNDLSFLTFILEKYGSCVSYGEPYTALIDAARMTAAVAVALSQNQESGAEEKFHLVAGSLSGIQKFIYTISSDGALKSLRARSFYLELVAEEIVQQILDELKLPRTNVIYAGGGNLFILASDSNNSLKSKLENLRNRFNKWLEERFKGKIFLSLACSSCNRNDVKSSSFGNCWKNVISELAKQKSQKFSHQIKNGKLLDIKPSYQPCKVCHRDDVKAERLKSLHEVSDVLACPTCRKMFRLGGQLFRTKAILRSQRPKIPSALDRVEILGQKYYLFERLPELQEIECNDKLILVNDFDVNHYHYSNCNLLLLGNYSQQGEEGFMRAEEMTEKAKDSGCIPRVGYLRMDVDRLGQIFAKGLPNKEDSPRNIDEYSLPRVASLSRQMSYFFKVYLNSLASDRANNLPEKVETLTTKSDKNFSRCNLMFIYAGGDDLFISGAWNEVVEFAFDIYQSFRAYTGNHPDITISGGISIDDAKFPLYQSADSSKHAEDKAKANNRDSLGLFGEAFKWEEWLGMENIQAENISSLKKAWEYIKTKEELKLFGVLAIAKAIQNLLKSDAQVSRNFTRNLLATAQIQEQKIEEFEDKRTVKQYENQDKDIRYFLHLPKIAYTLSRLPDRIRGNPEFSKISTSLKSPYNAPYFRAIATWIELLNRGGTNQ, from the coding sequence ATGGCTAACAGTAATAATTTCAATCAAATTGCATTAGAAGTATTTCAAGTGGCGATCGCCGACTTACTTGGTGAAAACTTGCTTGATATTTGCAAACTAAATAGCGAAGAAAATGCAATAATCCAAAAGGCTAGAGATCTTCTAGGACTTAACCGTGAAGTTAATACTTTGTCGCTATTGTTTGATCGCGTCAAGTTACCTGATGGTGAAGGAGCAAATCAAGATCATTATGTTCCATTACGTGAGATTGTCTCTAATGCTGAAGGTTATCCCAAGATTCCTTATCCGATCGCAGAGCAACCTAAAGATTTACAAAAATATCGAACTGATATCGCTAAAGAGATTAATCCTTATTTGAGTAGCGATCGCTGGAATGATCTTAGTTTTCTGACATTCATTCTTGAAAAATATGGTTCATGCGTTAGCTATGGTGAGCCATATACGGCACTGATTGATGCAGCGAGAATGACGGCGGCGGTTGCAGTCGCTTTGTCACAAAATCAAGAATCTGGTGCTGAAGAAAAATTTCATCTTGTGGCAGGTAGTTTGTCTGGTATTCAAAAGTTTATCTATACAATTTCATCTGATGGTGCTTTAAAGTCTTTGAGAGCAAGAAGTTTTTATCTTGAACTTGTTGCTGAAGAAATTGTGCAACAAATTTTAGACGAACTAAAATTACCGCGTACTAATGTGATTTATGCAGGTGGTGGTAATTTATTTATCCTCGCAAGCGACAGCAATAACTCACTAAAATCTAAATTAGAAAATTTACGAAATAGATTTAATAAATGGCTAGAAGAACGATTTAAAGGCAAAATATTTTTGTCACTTGCCTGTTCATCTTGCAATAGAAATGATGTTAAATCCTCATCATTTGGTAATTGTTGGAAAAATGTAATCTCAGAATTAGCGAAACAAAAAAGTCAAAAGTTTTCTCATCAAATCAAGAACGGTAAACTTCTAGATATAAAACCGAGTTATCAACCTTGTAAAGTTTGTCATCGGGATGATGTAAAGGCAGAACGACTAAAATCGTTACATGAAGTCTCGGATGTTCTAGCCTGTCCAACTTGCCGCAAAATGTTTCGATTGGGTGGACAACTGTTTAGAACTAAAGCAATTCTTAGATCTCAACGTCCAAAGATTCCATCTGCTCTAGATAGAGTAGAAATACTTGGACAAAAATATTACTTGTTTGAGCGTTTACCAGAGTTACAAGAAATTGAATGTAATGACAAGCTTATTTTAGTAAATGATTTTGATGTCAATCATTATCATTATAGCAATTGTAATCTTTTACTGCTTGGTAACTATTCTCAACAAGGAGAAGAAGGATTTATGAGAGCCGAAGAAATGACTGAAAAAGCTAAGGATTCTGGTTGTATTCCGCGTGTGGGTTATCTGCGGATGGATGTCGATCGCTTAGGACAGATTTTTGCTAAGGGATTACCTAATAAAGAAGATTCTCCTCGTAATATTGATGAGTATTCATTACCAAGAGTCGCTAGTTTATCGCGGCAGATGAGCTATTTCTTTAAGGTTTATCTGAATAGTTTGGCTAGCGATCGCGCTAACAACTTGCCTGAAAAAGTTGAAACTCTGACAACAAAATCAGACAAAAACTTTTCTCGCTGCAATCTTATGTTTATTTATGCAGGAGGTGATGATTTATTTATTAGCGGTGCGTGGAACGAAGTAGTCGAATTTGCCTTTGATATTTATCAATCCTTTCGCGCCTATACGGGCAATCATCCTGATATCACAATTTCTGGCGGTATCAGCATTGATGATGCCAAGTTTCCCCTTTATCAATCAGCAGATTCCTCTAAGCACGCAGAAGATAAAGCCAAAGCTAATAACCGCGATAGTTTGGGGCTATTTGGTGAAGCCTTTAAATGGGAAGAATGGCTTGGGATGGAAAACATTCAGGCTGAAAATATATCTTCTTTGAAAAAAGCGTGGGAGTATATTAAGACTAAAGAAGAATTAAAACTTTTTGGTGTATTAGCGATCGCTAAGGCAATTCAAAATTTATTAAAATCAGATGCCCAAGTCTCGCGTAACTTCACTCGCAATCTTCTAGCCACTGCTCAAATCCAAGAACAGAAAATCGAAGAATTTGAGGATAAGCGTACAGTTAAGCAGTATGAAAATCAAGACAAAGATATTCGTTACTTCCTGCATTTACCCAAGATTGCTTATACATTATCTCGTCTACCCGATCGCATTCGCGGTAATCCTGAATTTTCCAAAATCAGTACATCACTCAAGAGTCCATACAATGCCCCATATTTTAGGGCGATCGCCACATGGATTGAATTATTAAATCGTGGAGGAACAAACCAATGA
- a CDS encoding Uma2 family endonuclease, with protein MIAIAAKPSLSFEEYLKYNDGTDNRYEFFDGELILMNPPTGRHALIIRNLCNLLENEFFRLNLLWVALQMFGVRTAWRRSRLPDLCVTTMARAKELLEVSAVLEDGTLLVVEVVSPDSVKTDYRYKRTEYAAAGVPEYWIIDPISNKVSILQLVEGLYEETIYQGDEVLRSPLLPELAITANQILQI; from the coding sequence ATGATTGCAATTGCTGCTAAACCTAGTTTGAGTTTTGAGGAATATCTCAAATATAACGATGGTACTGATAACCGCTATGAATTTTTTGATGGAGAATTAATTCTAATGAATCCGCCCACTGGTCGCCATGCGCTGATTATTCGCAACCTGTGTAACTTACTCGAAAATGAGTTTTTTAGATTGAATTTATTATGGGTCGCACTGCAAATGTTTGGAGTGCGGACTGCATGGCGGCGATCGCGTTTACCAGACCTGTGTGTAACCACAATGGCAAGAGCAAAAGAATTGCTGGAAGTTTCCGCAGTCTTGGAAGATGGCACTTTGCTGGTGGTGGAAGTGGTCAGCCCTGACTCGGTGAAAACCGACTATCGCTACAAGCGCACCGAATACGCCGCCGCAGGTGTTCCCGAATATTGGATTATCGATCCAATCTCGAACAAGGTTTCTATTTTGCAATTAGTGGAGGGTCTATACGAAGAAACGATATATCAAGGTGACGAAGTTCTGCGATCGCCTTTATTGCCAGAACTAGCGATCACAGCCAATCAAATTTTACAAATTTAG
- the csm2 gene encoding type III-A CRISPR-associated protein Csm2 encodes MIDSLNNIKYLKDYPIRDLVKHSETFGKALRDQRLETNQIRKFLDAINRLKSKLVGSQFSEIEAEIVLLKPKLAYAAARQSVVKPLNKVMSAAIDKVESKADFERLVNLVESIIAYHKEAGGK; translated from the coding sequence ATGATTGATAGTCTCAATAACATCAAATATCTTAAAGACTATCCAATTCGAGATTTGGTAAAACATTCAGAAACATTTGGTAAAGCACTTCGAGATCAGAGACTAGAGACAAATCAGATTCGTAAGTTTCTAGATGCGATCAATCGCTTGAAGTCAAAATTAGTAGGAAGCCAGTTTTCCGAAATTGAAGCCGAAATTGTTTTGCTAAAACCAAAACTTGCCTATGCCGCCGCCCGTCAGAGCGTGGTCAAACCTCTAAACAAGGTCATGTCTGCCGCCATTGACAAAGTGGAAAGTAAGGCAGACTTTGAACGTCTCGTTAATCTCGTTGAATCAATTATTGCTTATCACAAAGAAGCAGGTGGAAAATAA
- the csm3 gene encoding type III-A CRISPR-associated RAMP protein Csm3, with amino-acid sequence MPAATEQKPLLGKLRLTSNLRIVTGLHIGAGGENLDIGGLDKSVMRDPLTKHPYLPGSSIKGKMRSILERFLNKPVNRAGGSGTFRYESDDLESGYSINDIEFQGASICEVSRVFGSTGTNCWLPESIVRSQGLETAGKEEKTFKGVKHLKAKGRNAPARLIVRDCHLNLDSAKLLKSIDTGLYMTEWKFENGMDRITAAANPRQLERVPAGAIFEFELVYTVENPEQAVKDLQNLAIALAILEDDALGGHGSRGYGKVAFEEFKLFYRDLDYYRTIGNTDRVKQETLTEATNTEQLLNEFAKVTDAVQALLPAGKG; translated from the coding sequence ATGCCAGCAGCAACCGAACAAAAACCTTTACTTGGTAAACTTCGCCTCACTAGCAACCTGCGAATCGTCACAGGTTTACACATTGGCGCAGGTGGTGAGAATTTAGACATTGGAGGCTTGGATAAATCAGTGATGCGTGATCCTTTAACCAAGCATCCTTATTTACCAGGTTCATCAATCAAGGGCAAAATGCGCTCTATCCTAGAGAGATTCCTCAACAAGCCTGTAAATCGTGCAGGCGGTAGTGGCACATTTCGCTATGAGAGCGATGATCTTGAATCAGGTTACTCAATTAATGACATTGAGTTTCAAGGTGCAAGTATCTGTGAAGTGAGCCGTGTATTTGGTTCAACAGGTACTAACTGCTGGTTGCCAGAAAGTATTGTGCGATCGCAAGGTTTAGAGACTGCTGGCAAAGAAGAAAAAACGTTTAAAGGTGTTAAACATCTTAAAGCTAAAGGACGTAACGCTCCTGCGCGTCTAATTGTGCGCGATTGTCATTTAAATCTTGATTCAGCCAAGCTTCTCAAATCCATTGATACAGGTCTATACATGACTGAATGGAAATTTGAGAATGGCATGGATCGCATCACTGCTGCTGCTAACCCTCGCCAACTAGAACGTGTGCCTGCGGGTGCTATCTTTGAATTTGAGTTAGTCTATACCGTTGAGAATCCAGAACAAGCAGTTAAAGATTTACAAAACTTGGCGATCGCCCTAGCAATTCTTGAAGATGATGCCCTTGGTGGACATGGTTCTCGCGGCTATGGCAAAGTTGCTTTTGAGGAATTCAAACTTTTCTATCGTGATTTAGATTATTACCGCACTATCGGTAATACTGATCGCGTTAAACAAGAAACTCTTACAGAAGCAACAAATACTGAGCAACTTCTCAATGAATTTGCAAAAGTTACTGATGCTGTTCAAGCCTTACTGCCAGCAGGGAAGGGCTAA
- the csm4 gene encoding type III-A CRISPR-associated RAMP protein Csm4, producing the protein MSKWKLVKLDFKNNPAHFGELGIGMEETSERVRSDTLFSALVISYARIGKNVDTLLRRFHQEEVPFRLSSSFIYREQDGKTTYFLPRPKYPPTNYPTGDDLKIAKDYKKLNFLDLETWKNWYQNGSFNKDAELPENFYSKCFDIDKQPKIAIDRNTRATNLYHTSFVRYRSKSNDKSGLYFLIEFNDESLENDLNDLKAALELLGEEGLGGEKSSGAGQFEASWHDLDEIWKELIKFDGNFQSLISLYWDDELISLDNSSYELQERGGWITSSSKNQRRKKVVMFAEGSVFSEIPKGKLANVTPPEFSQHKIYRSGIAVSLPIKIDLKGT; encoded by the coding sequence ATGAGCAAGTGGAAGTTAGTCAAGCTAGACTTCAAGAATAATCCTGCTCATTTTGGTGAACTGGGAATTGGCATGGAAGAAACTAGCGAACGAGTGCGATCAGATACCCTGTTTAGTGCTTTAGTGATTTCTTACGCCCGTATTGGTAAAAATGTCGATACCTTACTTCGGCGTTTTCATCAAGAAGAAGTACCTTTTCGTCTAAGTTCTAGCTTCATTTATAGAGAACAGGACGGCAAAACCACCTATTTTTTACCGCGCCCTAAGTATCCTCCAACTAACTATCCTACTGGTGATGATCTCAAAATTGCTAAGGATTACAAGAAACTCAATTTCTTGGATTTAGAAACATGGAAAAACTGGTATCAGAATGGCAGCTTTAATAAGGATGCAGAACTACCTGAAAACTTTTACAGTAAATGTTTTGATATTGATAAACAGCCCAAAATTGCCATCGATCGCAACACTCGCGCCACCAATCTATATCACACATCTTTTGTTCGTTATCGCTCTAAATCAAACGATAAATCTGGTTTGTATTTTCTAATAGAGTTTAACGATGAAAGCTTAGAAAATGATCTTAACGATCTTAAAGCAGCGCTAGAACTATTAGGTGAAGAGGGACTTGGTGGCGAAAAATCGAGTGGTGCAGGTCAATTTGAGGCTTCATGGCATGATTTAGATGAGATATGGAAAGAGCTAATTAAATTTGATGGCAATTTTCAAAGCCTAATCAGTCTTTATTGGGATGACGAATTAATCTCTCTTGACAACTCTAGCTATGAATTACAGGAACGTGGCGGATGGATTACATCATCTAGTAAGAATCAAAGGCGTAAAAAAGTCGTTATGTTTGCTGAAGGCTCTGTATTTTCAGAAATTCCTAAAGGCAAACTCGCTAACGTTACACCTCCCGAGTTTTCGCAACATAAAATATATCGCAGTGGAATTGCTGTCAGTCTGCCAATCAAAATCGATTTAAAGGGAACATGA